A region of Fimbriiglobus ruber DNA encodes the following proteins:
- a CDS encoding vWA domain-containing protein: protein MSLANPSALLWLLLVIPVVVFYILKIRLKRVPVSTVIFWRQIFDEKKPRSLWQRLRHLVSLLLQLLMVLLLAAALAEPFFSWETTSARRVILVIDNSAGMNATDVAPSRLGKAKEEALQVVAGLRDRDEMAIVTAGGQPRVACGLTGHHKTLREAVDAIPATDAPTSLTDAIASARRLAAEADGSGRETKVVVVTDGCAADAVKLAEGERTQFVTVGGKAANVGITKFQVRRSTIDPIGYEILIEVTNQSDEPSGDFRLAVALNGRPVDVKPLKLNPNQTWSEVIENTTADGGLLTAELVVKGEKDDQPYPDALAADNKAFAVLPKREPVPVHMHSPNGNLFLQKVLEANPLARLTTSREMPKEFPAGAVKVFHREVPAKLPPGQVLVVDPTNGCDLWKLGDVIQNPIVTQQDKESPLMAHVRLDNMLMPGAHKLTFTPTAGRPQVLAGTLGGDPVFTLIERPEGKVVVLTVSLDQADLPFRTAFPILVMNTLGQFTSTHGELREAIPTGGTAEVLLPQTGGEYVLKAPDGTTRPLPGNPGAKVTVGPFDRCGVWAVTSTAPGSAPLDEFAVNLMNKAESDLRPPEGLPANASATSAGLVSGFFGRPVWWYLTVIAFALAAVEWYLYQRRWIS, encoded by the coding sequence ATGAGCTTAGCGAATCCGAGCGCGTTGTTGTGGCTGCTGCTGGTGATCCCGGTCGTGGTCTTCTACATCCTGAAGATCCGGCTCAAGCGGGTGCCGGTCTCGACCGTCATTTTCTGGCGGCAGATCTTTGACGAGAAGAAGCCCCGGTCGCTCTGGCAGCGGCTCCGGCACCTCGTTTCGCTGTTACTCCAACTGCTGATGGTGCTACTGCTCGCGGCCGCCCTGGCCGAGCCGTTCTTCTCGTGGGAGACGACGAGCGCGCGGCGGGTCATTCTGGTGATCGATAACTCGGCCGGCATGAACGCGACAGATGTCGCGCCTTCGCGGCTGGGGAAGGCCAAGGAAGAAGCGCTGCAAGTCGTCGCCGGGCTCCGCGACCGCGACGAGATGGCGATCGTCACGGCCGGCGGACAGCCGCGAGTCGCGTGTGGGCTCACCGGGCACCACAAGACGCTCCGGGAGGCCGTTGATGCCATCCCCGCGACCGACGCGCCGACTAGCCTGACCGACGCGATCGCCTCGGCCCGTCGGCTGGCTGCGGAAGCGGACGGGAGCGGGCGGGAGACGAAAGTCGTCGTCGTCACCGACGGCTGCGCGGCTGATGCCGTCAAACTGGCGGAGGGCGAGCGCACACAGTTCGTGACCGTTGGCGGGAAGGCGGCCAACGTCGGGATTACCAAGTTCCAGGTCCGTCGCAGCACCATCGACCCGATCGGCTACGAGATCCTCATCGAGGTGACGAACCAGTCCGACGAGCCGTCCGGCGACTTCCGCCTCGCGGTCGCCTTGAATGGGCGGCCGGTCGACGTGAAACCGCTCAAACTCAATCCGAATCAGACGTGGAGCGAGGTGATCGAGAATACCACCGCGGACGGCGGCTTACTCACCGCCGAACTGGTCGTGAAAGGCGAGAAAGACGATCAGCCGTACCCGGACGCCCTGGCCGCGGACAACAAGGCGTTCGCGGTGCTGCCGAAGCGGGAGCCGGTGCCGGTCCACATGCACAGCCCGAACGGGAACCTGTTCTTGCAGAAGGTGCTGGAAGCCAACCCGCTCGCCCGGCTCACGACGTCGCGGGAGATGCCCAAAGAATTCCCGGCCGGGGCCGTGAAGGTCTTCCATCGCGAGGTGCCGGCCAAACTTCCTCCCGGCCAAGTCCTGGTCGTCGACCCGACGAATGGCTGCGACCTCTGGAAACTCGGCGACGTCATCCAGAACCCGATCGTCACGCAGCAGGACAAGGAATCGCCGCTGATGGCCCACGTCCGGCTCGACAACATGCTCATGCCGGGCGCCCACAAGCTGACGTTCACCCCGACCGCGGGCCGACCGCAGGTACTCGCCGGCACGCTGGGCGGCGACCCGGTGTTCACGCTGATCGAACGGCCGGAGGGGAAGGTCGTGGTGCTGACCGTCAGCCTCGATCAGGCGGACCTCCCGTTCCGGACCGCGTTCCCGATCCTGGTCATGAACACGCTCGGCCAGTTCACCAGCACGCACGGCGAGCTGCGCGAGGCGATCCCGACCGGCGGGACGGCCGAAGTCCTCCTCCCGCAGACGGGCGGCGAATACGTACTGAAGGCGCCGGACGGCACGACCCGGCCACTTCCGGGCAACCCCGGCGCGAAAGTGACGGTCGGCCCGTTCGACCGCTGCGGCGTGTGGGCGGTCACTTCAACCGCCCCGGGCTCGGCTCCGCTAGACGAATTCGCGGTCAACCTGATGAACAAGGCCGAGAGCGACCTCCGCCCGCCCGAAGGACTTCCAGCCAACGCCTCGGCCACGTCGGCGGGCCTCGTGAGCGGGTTCTTCGGCCGGCCGGTCTGGTGGTACTTGACCGTGATCGCGTTCGCGCTGGCGGCCGTCGAATGGTATCTGTACCAGCGACGGTGGATCAGCTGA
- a CDS encoding VWA domain-containing protein — protein MPLELTQPWFLLGLLALPVVVWYFYRGLTDFSKWQRVAALAARAAIVTLLVVSLAGLTWLLPSKELFVVFAVDDSLSVGDEAKPVVDQFLDQATAAAGTNKYAFVKFGAEPGAVAADRAAPGPANRRGTNIAAALEVATAAVPPAYVPRVVLLSDGNQTAGDAIRAALAGRVPVSTVPLPTRADPEVQVSAVNVPAQVRDGEPFNVEVVVDSNHDDEGEIEVYRGNYKVISEKWSIKKGENRKHFRQQIVGEKTTEYTARIKGFKDKFLDNNAAMGLVSGGGKPRVLLVDSDPKHAKHLAFALEQEGIRVDTRPAQGIPDNLSDLQNYELLALSNVPATSMSTRQMNLIRTYVQELGGGLIMIGGDQAFGLGGYYKTTIEEIMPVRSDFEKEKEKPSLAMILVIDKSGSMGGVKMEMAKDAAKAAVELLGPKDKVGVIAFDGDLFWISEVQSAANKGQIIDKISGIEAGGGTTMGPPMEAAYEALTNTPAKLKHVIVLTDGVSEPADFEGIAANMAQAKMTCTTVAVGDDCDFKLLQEIARIGNGRYYQAEDPSNVPQIFAKETVTASKSAINEQPFTPIVTRPSQVVADIKFDDAPFLLGYVTTRPKPTCELILSTEKGDPLLAWWRYGLGMSVAFTSDAKSRWAAEWLSWPGYSKFWAQVVRHAMRKSDAKGVFVQVDQKDGKAKVTLDAVKTDGKFLNEAATEMTVVEPQGGQQKLAMTQTAPGRYVGEFPADKSGTYHVQMTQTAKGQAATQQSRGLVVNYDEELRIRPPDEKLLEGVAQASGGTFRPDPAAVFAPDARTASRPLPLWPYLLIAAALIFLADVALRRIDFDLMLGRSKPPMKMVMAKG, from the coding sequence ATGCCTTTGGAACTGACACAACCGTGGTTTCTGCTCGGGTTGCTCGCGCTGCCCGTGGTAGTGTGGTATTTCTACCGCGGGCTGACCGACTTCTCGAAGTGGCAGCGCGTCGCGGCCCTGGCCGCGCGGGCGGCCATCGTGACGCTGTTGGTCGTGTCGCTTGCCGGCCTGACCTGGCTGCTGCCGTCCAAGGAACTGTTCGTCGTGTTTGCCGTGGACGACAGCTTGAGTGTCGGCGACGAGGCCAAGCCGGTCGTCGACCAGTTTCTCGATCAGGCCACCGCGGCCGCCGGGACAAATAAGTACGCCTTCGTAAAGTTCGGGGCGGAGCCGGGCGCCGTTGCCGCCGACCGCGCGGCTCCTGGGCCGGCGAACCGGCGGGGGACGAACATCGCGGCCGCCCTCGAAGTGGCGACGGCCGCGGTTCCGCCGGCTTACGTCCCCCGCGTCGTGCTGCTGAGCGACGGCAACCAGACGGCCGGCGACGCCATCCGCGCCGCCCTGGCCGGTCGCGTCCCCGTCTCGACCGTCCCGCTCCCGACTCGGGCCGACCCGGAGGTCCAGGTGTCGGCCGTGAACGTCCCCGCCCAGGTCCGCGACGGCGAGCCGTTCAACGTGGAAGTGGTGGTCGACTCGAACCACGACGACGAGGGCGAGATCGAGGTCTACCGCGGGAACTACAAGGTCATCAGTGAAAAGTGGTCGATCAAGAAGGGCGAGAACCGCAAGCACTTTCGGCAGCAGATCGTCGGCGAAAAGACGACCGAGTATACGGCCCGGATCAAGGGCTTCAAGGACAAGTTTCTGGATAACAATGCGGCGATGGGCCTGGTCTCGGGCGGCGGGAAGCCTCGCGTGCTGCTCGTGGACAGCGACCCGAAGCACGCCAAGCACCTGGCGTTCGCCCTGGAGCAGGAAGGCATCCGCGTCGACACCCGGCCCGCCCAGGGCATTCCGGATAACCTCTCCGACCTCCAGAACTACGAACTACTCGCGCTCTCGAACGTCCCGGCCACGTCGATGAGTACGCGGCAAATGAACCTCATTCGCACGTATGTTCAGGAACTGGGCGGCGGACTCATCATGATCGGCGGCGACCAGGCGTTCGGCCTCGGCGGCTATTACAAGACGACGATCGAAGAGATCATGCCGGTCCGCAGCGACTTCGAGAAGGAGAAGGAGAAGCCGAGCCTCGCGATGATCCTGGTCATCGACAAGTCGGGGTCGATGGGCGGCGTGAAAATGGAAATGGCCAAGGACGCGGCCAAGGCGGCCGTCGAATTGCTCGGGCCGAAGGACAAGGTCGGCGTGATCGCGTTCGACGGCGACCTGTTCTGGATTTCCGAAGTGCAGTCGGCCGCGAACAAGGGGCAGATCATCGACAAGATCAGCGGCATCGAGGCCGGCGGTGGGACGACGATGGGCCCGCCGATGGAAGCCGCTTACGAGGCGCTGACGAACACGCCGGCCAAGCTCAAGCACGTGATCGTACTGACCGACGGCGTCTCCGAACCGGCCGACTTCGAAGGCATCGCGGCGAACATGGCCCAGGCGAAGATGACCTGCACCACCGTGGCCGTCGGCGACGACTGCGATTTCAAGCTCCTTCAGGAGATCGCCCGCATCGGCAACGGCCGGTACTACCAGGCCGAAGACCCGTCGAACGTCCCGCAGATCTTCGCCAAGGAGACCGTGACCGCGAGCAAGTCGGCGATCAACGAGCAGCCGTTCACGCCGATCGTCACGCGGCCGTCCCAGGTCGTCGCGGACATCAAGTTCGACGACGCCCCGTTCCTCCTCGGCTACGTGACCACCCGGCCGAAACCGACGTGCGAACTGATCCTCTCGACCGAGAAGGGCGACCCGCTGCTCGCGTGGTGGCGGTACGGCCTGGGCATGTCGGTCGCGTTCACGTCGGACGCCAAGAGCCGGTGGGCGGCCGAGTGGCTGAGCTGGCCGGGGTACAGCAAGTTCTGGGCGCAGGTCGTCCGCCACGCGATGCGGAAGTCGGACGCCAAGGGCGTGTTCGTCCAGGTCGACCAGAAGGACGGCAAGGCCAAGGTGACGCTCGACGCTGTCAAGACGGACGGCAAGTTCTTGAACGAAGCGGCCACCGAGATGACCGTTGTGGAACCGCAAGGCGGTCAGCAGAAACTGGCGATGACGCAAACGGCCCCCGGGCGGTATGTGGGCGAGTTCCCGGCCGACAAGTCGGGCACGTACCACGTGCAGATGACGCAGACGGCGAAGGGTCAGGCGGCGACCCAGCAGTCCCGCGGGTTGGTGGTGAACTACGACGAGGAACTCCGCATCCGCCCGCCGGACGAGAAGTTACTGGAGGGCGTCGCCCAGGCGTCCGGCGGCACGTTCCGCCCGGACCCCGCGGCCGTGTTCGCCCCGGACGCCCGGACCGCGTCCCGCCCGCTCCCGCTCTGGCCGTATCTGCTGATCGCGGCGGCCCTGATCTTCCTGGCCGACGTGGCCCTGCGGCGGATCGACTTCGACCTGATGCTCGGGCGCTCCAAGCCCCCCATGAAAATGGTTATGGCGAAGGGGTAG
- a CDS encoding DUF58 domain-containing protein, with protein sequence MPLFDSDFLKKLEYLSLISKRVFRGSLMAQRRTMQLGTGIEFADHREYTAGDDFRYIDWNLFARHDELLLKRFQEEEDLHVYFLVDCSRSMAFGGPPKFDFARRVAAALAYIALADLDRIAVTAFANDIVADFPLTRGKGRILSLLKFFEGLSAQGEDTNLERVATGFVHRDQRRGLVVIISDLYDPNGFERGLDLLRHRRYEPHVVQVYDKYEKEPADMLGDVEMWDVESGDSRKVTVTEKNLRQYRQLFTEFQEKVQAYCNRYALGCTRTSTEIAFDELILRMMRQAGAVR encoded by the coding sequence ATGCCGCTATTTGATTCCGACTTCCTGAAGAAACTGGAATACCTCTCGCTTATTTCAAAGCGGGTGTTCCGGGGTTCGCTCATGGCCCAGCGGCGGACCATGCAGCTCGGGACGGGCATCGAGTTCGCCGACCACCGGGAATACACGGCCGGGGACGACTTCCGGTACATCGACTGGAACCTGTTCGCCCGGCACGACGAACTGCTACTCAAGCGGTTCCAGGAAGAAGAAGACCTCCACGTCTACTTCCTGGTCGACTGCTCCCGCAGTATGGCGTTCGGCGGCCCGCCGAAGTTCGATTTCGCCCGCCGGGTGGCCGCGGCCCTCGCGTACATCGCGCTGGCGGACCTCGACCGCATCGCCGTCACGGCGTTCGCCAACGACATCGTCGCCGACTTCCCGCTGACCCGCGGGAAGGGCCGCATCCTCTCCCTGCTGAAATTCTTCGAGGGGCTATCCGCCCAGGGTGAAGACACCAATCTGGAGCGCGTGGCGACGGGCTTCGTTCACCGCGACCAGCGGCGCGGGCTCGTGGTCATTATCAGCGACTTGTACGACCCGAACGGCTTCGAGCGCGGGCTCGACCTGCTCCGGCACCGGCGGTACGAGCCGCACGTCGTCCAGGTTTACGACAAGTACGAGAAGGAACCGGCCGACATGTTGGGCGACGTGGAAATGTGGGACGTTGAATCCGGCGACTCGCGGAAAGTCACCGTCACCGAAAAGAACCTGCGGCAGTACCGGCAACTGTTCACCGAGTTCCAGGAGAAGGTCCAGGCGTATTGCAACCGCTACGCCCTCGGCTGTACCCGGACCTCGACCGAAATCGCGTTCGACGAACTGATCCTGCGGATGATGCGCCAGGCCGGTGCGGTGAGATAA
- a CDS encoding AAA family ATPase, whose translation MSADAVKDQLDQFRADFQRLRAEIGKVIVGQDDIVEGTLAALIAGGHVLLEGVPGLGKTLLVRTIADALHLKFMRVQFTPDLMPADLVGTNIVIQGADGARQFEFQKGPVFANILLADEINRATPKTQSALLEAMQEHSVTVGGQTHTLPEPFFVLATQNPLEMEGTYPLPEAQLDRFFFKLLVKFPKFDELETILDRTTEAGKPKASAIFDADRINALSALVRQIPIANEVRRYAIAVVMATHPDHELAAPLTKQFVRYGSSPRGAQAIILAAKLRAILDGRYHVARDDIRVVAPMALRHRLILNFEGQADGIAPDAVVANVLKTAEAPAAV comes from the coding sequence ATGAGTGCGGACGCCGTCAAGGACCAACTCGATCAGTTCCGGGCCGATTTCCAGCGGCTGCGGGCCGAAATCGGCAAGGTGATCGTCGGCCAGGACGACATCGTCGAGGGCACGCTGGCGGCCCTGATCGCCGGCGGCCACGTGCTGCTCGAAGGCGTCCCCGGCCTGGGCAAGACGCTCCTCGTGCGGACCATCGCGGACGCCCTGCATTTGAAATTCATGCGCGTCCAGTTCACCCCGGACCTGATGCCGGCCGACTTGGTCGGCACGAACATCGTCATCCAGGGCGCGGACGGCGCCCGCCAGTTCGAGTTCCAGAAGGGGCCGGTGTTCGCGAACATCCTCCTCGCGGACGAGATCAACCGGGCGACGCCGAAGACGCAGTCGGCGCTGCTCGAAGCGATGCAGGAGCACAGCGTCACCGTCGGCGGACAAACGCACACGCTGCCGGAACCGTTCTTCGTGTTGGCGACGCAGAACCCGCTCGAAATGGAGGGGACGTACCCGCTCCCCGAAGCCCAGCTCGACCGGTTCTTCTTCAAACTCCTGGTCAAGTTCCCGAAGTTCGACGAGTTGGAAACGATCCTCGACCGGACGACCGAAGCCGGCAAGCCGAAGGCGTCGGCGATCTTCGACGCGGACCGGATCAACGCTCTCTCCGCGCTGGTCCGCCAGATCCCGATCGCGAACGAGGTCCGGCGGTACGCGATCGCGGTGGTGATGGCCACGCACCCGGACCACGAACTGGCGGCCCCGTTGACCAAGCAGTTCGTCCGGTACGGCAGCAGTCCCCGCGGCGCCCAGGCGATCATCCTGGCGGCCAAGCTCCGGGCGATCCTGGACGGCCGCTACCACGTCGCCCGCGACGACATCCGGGTGGTCGCCCCGATGGCCCTGCGGCACCGGCTGATCTTGAACTTTGAAGGCCAGGCCGACGGTATCGCTCCCGACGCGGTCGTCGCCAACGTCCTCAAGACCGCCGAAGCACCGGCCGCGGTGTGA
- a CDS encoding alpha/beta fold hydrolase, which yields MANGLPLILLSGMAADERLFEPQLREFPNLTVQPWIEPLHRESLRAYAARLARIVDPGQPCFVGGASFGGLVALEMAAHLRAEACFLIGSVRSSDELPWQWRVFRLIAPIVGPEHINTLAGTAARVGSPMLSRGTIRRMRKLAAPRAAFVRWACWAVVRWRPSPAARRVRVLQIHGAADRVLPVARTRPDMIVPYGAHALTLSHPRAVNDFLRAGMSRV from the coding sequence ATGGCTAACGGGCTTCCGCTCATTCTCCTCTCGGGCATGGCCGCGGACGAACGGCTCTTTGAGCCGCAACTCCGCGAGTTCCCGAACCTGACCGTGCAACCCTGGATCGAGCCCCTTCATCGCGAATCGCTGAGGGCTTACGCGGCACGGTTGGCCCGGATCGTGGACCCGGGCCAACCGTGTTTCGTGGGCGGCGCATCGTTTGGCGGATTGGTGGCTCTTGAAATGGCTGCGCACCTTCGGGCCGAAGCCTGCTTTCTGATAGGCAGCGTGCGGTCGTCGGACGAACTCCCGTGGCAGTGGCGCGTCTTTCGGCTCATCGCGCCCATAGTCGGCCCGGAACACATCAACACGTTGGCCGGGACCGCCGCGCGGGTCGGATCGCCGATGCTGTCACGCGGCACGATCCGCCGTATGCGGAAGCTCGCCGCACCGCGGGCCGCGTTCGTCCGGTGGGCGTGCTGGGCCGTCGTCCGGTGGCGCCCGAGTCCTGCCGCGCGGCGCGTCCGCGTACTCCAGATTCACGGGGCCGCGGACCGCGTCCTACCCGTCGCCCGCACACGCCCGGACATGATCGTTCCTTACGGCGCCCACGCACTGACCTTGTCCCACCCCCGCGCCGTGAACGATTTCTTGCGCGCGGGGATGAGCCGCGTCTGA